Proteins from a genomic interval of Schistocerca cancellata isolate TAMUIC-IGC-003103 chromosome 8, iqSchCanc2.1, whole genome shotgun sequence:
- the LOC126094488 gene encoding uncharacterized protein LOC126094488 isoform X3, whose amino-acid sequence MIAVGYLGVTPICLRRENPTKSHSTCSDGSLLSMGSSEMDEDSMGQNSGHSSKISLQDKKIYQENASDAELDIGVLAVPLSHSAARHKMAVRPKRTHGAPRRHRMQQISAGSSLPTTPEVNEEASCRSTSPEVKQRKENASEFSKNDDTEIPAWPSTATEHMLPPLVNLPIEIQQKSASLPPGLALTPGEHVNKLPRSRSNAAYRQTEASSSSRYKRAASASELEMNMSSIIALEALTKSREMFGIVGEEDEDEKADIAEDKDENKEKDEKKEETTFFGRLLSRRSGKKKKEKSDDVDSNLGDNLNKQISAPPLIPKRINEGGQYANDFFTDFTSHASSRHHNTKLQPRSSAASRQRVEPINLPPSPEIQKRGKVLEVPEVTSIPPNDYGSDILVTDKNDNVSVAEKVVPDVMHGNLSVSPPKHVWTSHSAGGSKELNSTSLQHINADKRSESQDSLSNENEYKSSFRIGEALTHEQPLPSAYDETDERECSSLVNTVEKPSSPKFPVKKSQSFRTDIDFSQKTHKNPASNTSNTLSNIVKESQDLSFQEDVREVEETTISYKSTISATISADETKIMTISSERPLSSKPMEKELLFYDETATNEKTNLFANNVYVSTTSVLKEKTIENIFTSVSSPEVPLAKENVGSLEKAASSESVSTDHYSKTSSVLDSKPPKTSSGSENDTNYTQHVVLPPGTDGITITQTFTKHEETKTDLKGNGSHFMQQHNMDIYKGENTMEEVVKADLSVDTRPSIAAINDATQQPNELVITAQESTKTESNLPEMLSGQESTAKSFDNARKSADLPKTSPGLSQQEKDLLAHNFTPRPQPTKREPRLATASEHVPEFLRIQLNRVDSQPAVNVIFDTDKPDPQRSRLKSIDEKLGIKTEQTDEADEQAKRSSLISETSQETHGTTSSIKQKIFREEQFKAVKDGADGRNVTGKPVGHTSDGIQKICEPASTFEEIAKPEAGINNPVKTKRSISLTATPSQQNRNYSVVSISSEMQTARHPSKFAFKKQSSSFDSPDSHVPLNDNILNESEDMKTINKYEGSISTKDFGTQDVVIRKKSVQRDPILRKEEDCFPPVERFSSGRESVCSEASSTDNSHRSSRSKETFGSESGSVFENSMNEVVLRKKSVTKEIGLKNEEEPELLKVFARRSLKLKDSDIEVLSQQSLSSKNRENQAVSDTQATKSRDSDKENECGDSPKEERKKLPIKEPLVESKHHSDIVPEPPIKLAAPVNNTRHSSPANFKYQRSISGSSTASNENTNINENILSPYKKDNMSPEKRIRNRTVPESQRTDSCFISSERTPHRAWANIYKEKEMHIVSTESKTAAERLNTQTDNETNASEVEESSIPRFKRIQQRREEWEQRAQLASKRNLP is encoded by the coding sequence AAAACGCATCTGAATTTAGCAAGAATGATGACACTGAAATTCCTGCTTGGCCTTCCACTGCAACTGAACACATGCTGCCACCTCTTGTGAATCTGCCtattgaaattcaacaaaaatctGCATCTCTCCCTCCTGGATTAGCTCTCACTCCCGGAGAACATGTGAACAAACTGCCTCGAAGCCGGTCAAATGCTGCATACAGACAGACTGAAGCATCTTCAAGCAGCCGCTACAAACGAGCAGCATCTGCTTCAGAACTTGAAATGAATATGTCAAGTATAATTGCCCTAGAAGCTCTCACAAAATCAAGGGAAATGTTTGGCATTGTtggggaagaggatgaagatgagaaAGCAGACATTGCAGAAGATAaggatgaaaataaagaaaaagatgaaaagaaAGAGGAAACAACCTTTTTCGGACGGCTCTTGTCGAGACGTAGtgggaaaaagaaaaaggaaaaatcagATGATGTAGACAGCAATCTTGGTGATAACTTAAACAAACAGATTTCAGCTCCACCACTGATACCAAAGCGAATAAATGAAGGTGGGCAATATGCCAATGACTTTTTCACTGATTTTACTTCCCATGCATCATCTAGGCATCATAATACCAAATTACAGCCACGAAGTTCTGCTGCCTCACGTCAGAGAGTAGAACCAATTAATTTACCACCAAGTCCTGAAATACAAAAAAGAGGAAAAGTTCTTGAAGTCCCTGAAGTTACTTCCATTCCTCCAAATGATTATGGCTCAGATATTTTGGTGACTGACAAAAATGATAATGTAAGTGTAGCAGAAAAAGTAGTTCCAGATGTGATGCATGGAaatctctctgtttctcctccaaaACATGTGTGGACATCGCATAGTGCAGGAGGTAGCAAAGAACTTAATTCCACTTCATTGCAGCATATAAATGCAGATAAAAGATCTGAAAGTCAAGATTCTCTCTCCAATGAAAATGAATACAAATCTTCCTTCAGAATTGGTGAAGCACTAACTCATGAGCAACCACTTCCCAGTGCGTATGATGAAACTGATGAAAGAGAATGCAGTTCCTTGGTGAACACAGTTGAGAAACCAAGCTCTCCAAAATTTCCAGTCAAAAAGTCTCAGAGCTTTAGAACTGATATAGATTTTTCACAGAAAACTCACAAAAACCCAGCATCAAATACAAGCAATACATTAAGTAACATTGTTAAAGAAAGCCAAGATCTGAGCTTTCAGGAAGATGTAAGAGAAGTAGAAGAGACAACAATATCGTACAAAAGCACAATTTCAGCAACAATATCTGCTGATGAAACAAAAATTATGACAATCAGTAGTGAAAGACCACTGAGTTCAAAACCAATGGAAAAAGAATTATTGTTTTACGATGAAACTGCTACCAATGAGAAGACAAACCTGTTTGCAAACAATGTTTATGTATCAACAACAAGTGTTCTAAAAGAAAAGACAATTGAAAATATATTCACAAGTGTTTCATCTCCTGAAGTTCCTCTAGCTAAGGAAAATGTAGGATCTCTTGAAAAGGCTGCCTCTTCAGAAAGTGTCAGTACTGATCATTATTCCAAAACTTCATCTGTGCTGGACTCTAAACCACCAAAAACATCCTCAGGTAGTGAAAATGATACCAACTACACTCAACATGTAGTGTTGCCACCTGGCACTGATGGTATCACTAtcacacaaacattcacaaaacATGAAGAAACTAAAACAGACTTAAAAGGGAATGGTTCACATTTTATGCAGCAGCATAACATGGATATCTATAAAGGTGAAAATACAATGGAGGAAGTTGTAAAAGCTGACCTTTCTGTAGACACTCGGCCTTCTATAGCAGCAATAAATGATGCAACTCAACAGCCAAATGAGCTGGTGATAACTGCACAAGAATCAACAAAAACGGAGTCGAATTTACCTGAAATGCTAAGTGGACAAGAAAGCACTGCAAAGAGTTTTGATAATGCCAGGAAAAGTGCTGATTTACCAAAAACATCCCCTGGATTATCTCAGCAGGAAAAAGATTTACTTGCACACAATTTTACTCCCCGACCACAACCAACAAAACGTGAACCTCGGCTTGCTACTGCATCAGAACACGTTCCTGAATTTCTCAGAATCCAGCTGAATCGTGTTGATAGTCAGCCTGCAGTGAATGTAATTTTTGATACTGATAAACCTGATCCACAAAGAAGTCGTTTGAAAAGTATTGATGAGAAGTTAGGTATAAAGACTGAACAGACAGATGAAGCCGATGAACAAGCAAAAAGGTCATCACTCATTTCTGAGACATCCCAGGAAACACATGGAACAACATCTTCCATTAAGCAGAAGATCTTTAGAGAAGAACAGTTCAAAGCAGTTAAGGATGGTGCTGATGGTAGAAATGTAACTGGAAAACCTGTTGGCCACACATCGGATGGCATACAGAAGATATGTGAACCTGCTTCTACATTTGAAGAAATAGCAAAGCCAGAAGCAGGAATAAACAATCCTGTGAAAACAAAGAGAAGTATATCATTAACAGCAACTCCAAGTCAACAGAATAGAAATTACTCAGTTGTTTCAATATCATCTGAAATGCAAACAGCACGCCACCCATCAAAGTTTGCTTTTAAGAAACAATCGTCTAGTTTTGATTCTCCAGATTCTCACGTCCCTTTGAATGATAATATCCTAAATGAATCTGAAGATATGAAGACCATAAATAAGTATGAAGGGTCCATAAGTACAAAAGATTTTGGTACACAAGATGTAGTAATTCGTAAAAAATCTGTACAAAGGGACCCTATCCTCAGAAAGGAGGAAGACTGTTTTCCTCCTGTTGAAAGGTTTTCATCAGGACGTGAGTCAGTCTGTTCTGAGGCAAGTTCTACAGATAATAGCCACAGGAGCTCAAGATCAAAAGAAACCTTTGGATCAGAGTCAGGCAGTGTATTTGAGAATAGTATGAACGAAGTAGTTCTACGTAAAAAGTCAGTGACAAAAGAGATAGGCCTTAAAAATGAGGAAGAACCTGAGTTACTcaaagtatttgctagaagatcTCTTAAACTGAAAGATAGTGATATTGAAGTTCTTAGCCAACAAAGTCTCTCATCAAAGAACCGGGAAAACCAAGCCGTCTCTGACACTCAGGCAACAAAATCAAGAGATAGTGACAAGGAAAATGAATGTGGAGATTCACCTAAAGAAGAGAGGAAAAAGTTGCCTATTAAGGAACCACTTGTTGAGTCAAAACACCACTCAGACATAGTCCCTGAACCACCTATTAAATTAGCTGCCCCCGTGAATAATACCCGACACAGCAGCCCAGCAAATTTTAAGTATCAAAGAAGTATAAGTGGAAGCAGCACTGCAAGCAATGAGAACACAAACATAAACGAGAACATTTTATCACCCTATAAAAAGGATAACATGAGCCCCGAAAAACGCATTAGAAATAGAACTGTTCCTGAATCACAGCGCACAGATAGTTGCTTCATTTCTTCAGAAAGAACTCCACACAGAGCTTGGGCAAACATATATAAAGAGAAAGAAATGCACATTGTAAGCACTGAGAGCAAAACAGCAGCAGAGAGACTGAATACCCAGACTGATAATGAGACTAATGCTTCAGAGGTTGAAGAAAGCAGCATTCCAAGATTCAAGCGCATACAGCAGAGGCGAGAGGAATGGGAGCAACGAGCACAGCTGGCCTCAAAGAGGAATCTGCCTTAG